A part of Caretta caretta isolate rCarCar2 chromosome 1, rCarCar1.hap1, whole genome shotgun sequence genomic DNA contains:
- the LOC142072234 gene encoding olfactory receptor 52E8-like: protein MSDSNTTNFTNPSTFILLGIPGLEADHIWISIPFCTMYTIAVLGNFTILFIVKMEQSLHGPMYYFLCMLAVTDLVVSTSTLPKMLSIFWFNSREISFSSCLTQMYVLHCFSAMESGILVAMALDRYVAICHPLRHSSILTNSVVAKIGLAVVLRSGIFALPYPFLARGWPYCRTNIIPHTYCGHIAVVKLACADIRISSYYGLFDLFSEIGMDVFFITVSYTLILWAIFRLPTKDARLKTFGTCISHLCAILALYTPDFFSSLTHRFGHNVPLHFLVLIANVYLLVPPLLHPVIYGVRTKQIRGRLLRLFTPKGT from the coding sequence atgtcagattccaacacaaccaacttcaccaacccctccaccttcatcctgctgggcattcctgggtTGGAGGCAGACCAcatctggatctccatccccttctgcacaATGTACACCATAGCTgtcttggggaacttcaccatctTGTTCATTGTAAAGATGGAGCAAAGCCTCCatgggcccatgtactatttcctctgcatgctggctgtCACCGACCTGGTCGTGTCCACATCCACCCtgcccaaaatgctgagcatcttctggttcaattccagggagatcaGTTTCAGttcctgcctcacccagatgtacgTCCTTCACTGCTTCTCAGCCATGGAGTCTGGGATCCTCGTGGCCATGGCTTTGGATCGCTATGTGGccatctgccatcccctgagacattccagCATCCTGACAAACTCTGTTGTGGCCAAGATCGGCCTGGCCGTGGTGCTGCGCAGTGGAATATTCGCATTACCCTACCCCTTCCTGGCGAGGGggtggccatattgcagaaccaacatcatCCCTCACACCTATTGTGGGCACATAGCTGTGGTGAAGCTGGCCTGCGCTGACATCCGCATCAGTAGTTACTATGGGCTGTTCGATCTTTTCTCTGAGATCGGAATGGACGTGTTTTTTATCACTGTGTCCTATACTCTGATCCTCTGGGCCATCTTCCGCCTCCCCACAAAGGATGCCCGGCTCAAAACTTTTGGGACCTGCATCTCTCACCTTTGTGCCATCTTAGCTTTGTATACGCCAGATTTCTTCTCCTCTCTCACGCACCGGTTTGGTCATAATGTGCCACTGCACTTCCTTGTTCTCATTGCCAATGTGTACCTCCTGGTGCCCCCCTTGCTCCACCCCGTCATCTACGGGGTGAGGACCAAACAAATCCGGGGCAGGCTGCTCCGGCTCTTTACTCCTAAAGGGACCTGA
- the LOC125643585 gene encoding olfactory receptor 52E4-like, with protein sequence MSDSNTTDFTNPSTFILLGIPGLEAAHVWISIPFCAMYTTAVLGNFTILFIVKTEQSLHGPMYYFLCMLAVTDLVMSASTLPKMLSIFWFNSREINFSACLTQMYFIHCFSEMESGILVAMAYDRYVAICHPLRYSTTLTNSVVAKIGLAVVLRNGILALPYPFLARRWPYCRTNIIPHSYCVHIAVVKLACADIHISSYYGLFDLFSVIGMDVFFIAVSYTQILRAIFRLPTKDARLKTFGTCISHLCAILALYIPDFFSSLTHRFVHNVPLHSLILITSVYLLVPPMLHPIIYGLRTKQIRGRLLQLFTRRET encoded by the coding sequence ATGTCCGATTCCAACACAACtgacttcaccaacccctccaccttcatcctgctgggcattcctggcctggaggcagcccatgtctggatctccatccccttctgtgcTATGTACACCACAGCTGTGTTGGGGAACTTCACTATCCTCTTCATTGTGAAGACAGAGCAGAGCCTCCatgggcccatgtactatttcctctgcatgctggccgtCACTGACCTGGTCATGTCCGCATCCACCCtgcccaaaatgctgagcatcttctggttcaattccagggagatcaatttcagtgcctgcctcacccagatgtacttCATTCACTGCTTCTCAGAGATGGAATCTGGAATCCTTGTGGCCATGGCTTATGATCGCTACGTGGCCATTTGCCATCCTCTGAGATATTCCACAACCCTGACAAACTCTGTTGTGGCCAAGATAGGCCTGGCCGTGGTGCTGCGCAATGGCATACTCGCATTACCCTATCCCTTCCTTGCGAGGCGATGGCCATATTGCAGGACCAACATCATCCCCCACTCCTATTGTGTGCATATAGCCgtggtgaagctggcctgtgCTGACATCCACATCAGTAGTTACTATGGTCTGTTTGATCTTTTCTCTGTCATCGGAATGGATGTATTTTTTATCGCCGTGTCCTATACTCAGATCCTCCGGGCCATCTTCCGCCTCCCCACAAAGGATGCCCGGCTCAAAACTTTTGGGACCTGCATCTCTCATCTTTGTGCCATCTTAGCTTTGTACATCCCAGATTTCTTCTCCTCTCTCACGCACCGGTTTGTCCACAATGTTCCACTGCATTCCCTCATTCTCATTACCAGTGTGTACCTGCTGGTGCCCCCCATGCTACACCCCATCATTTACGGATTGAGGACCAAACAGATTCGGGGAAGGCTGCTCCAGCTATTTACACGTAGAGAGACCTAA